From Rhodococcus sp. B7740:
CGGGGCTTCGTCGAGCGAAAGCTCATGCGTGGCAAACGAATCGACACCGAGCGGGTCGTCGTCGCCGAGCAGCGGCATGATGTCGTCCACCCACCTCTTGACGTTCGCCTGGCCCATGCGGAGCTGAATCTGCTTGTCGAACATGGTCATCAGCGGCAGCGGATCGGCCATACCGCCGTACACACCGATGATCGAGATGGTTCCGCCGCGTCGAACGATGTCGATCGCAGAGTACAGCGCGCCCAGTCGATCGACACCGGCCTTCTGCATCATCGGCGCAGCAACGGCATCGGGGAGCATGCCGACGATCTGCTGAGCGAGTTTGCCGACCGGAGATCCGTGCGCCTCCATGCCCACCGCATCGATGACGGAATCGGTACCCCTGCCGTCGGTCATCTCACGAATGACGTCGCCGACGCCACCGCTGTGCTCGGCCAGGTTCACCGTCTCGATGCCCCGTGCCGCGGCGCGGGCGAGGCGCTCGGGGACCAGGTCGACGGCGATCACGCGTGCGCCCTTGTGCTGCGCGATGCGTGCTGCCATGTCGCCGATGGGCCCGAGACCGAGAACCGTCACCGATCCCCCGTCGGGAATCGCCGCGTACTCGACCGACTGCCAAGCGGTGGGCAGTACGTCGGAGAGGTATACGAATCGCGAATCCGGCGGTCCCTCCGGCACCTTGATGTGCGTGAACTGCGCCTGCGGCACGCGGAGGTACTCGGCCTGCCCACCGGGGACCTGACCGTAGAGCTTGGAGAAGCCGAACAGTGCCGCGCCCATTCCCTGTTCGCGAACCTGTGTGGTCTCGCACTGGGTGTACAGGCTCGAATTGCACATGTAGCAGTGTCCGCACGAGATCTGGAACGGAATGACCACTCGGTCTCCGACTGCCAGATCGCCTGTCTGCGAGCCGACTTCCTCGACGATGCCCATCGGCTCGTGCCCCAGAACGTCACCTTCGTCCATGAAGGCTCCGAGCGTTTCGTACAGATGTAGGTCCGAGCCGCAAATGTTGGTGGTCGTGATCTTCACGATCGCGTCCGTCGGAAGTTCTATCCGCGGATCGGGAACGGTGTCGACGCTGACTTTTCTCTTGCCCTGCCAGGTCACTGCGCGCATGACGTCCTTCCATCGAAGCGACTTCGAAGTTCGATGTCGCTGCACTGCGCATTGCCTGTTGTGACAGGTCACAAACACATATGCCTGCAGTGGTTGGTACTGCCCGACAGCGGGTAGCCACCACTATGACCGCGTTGTTCTCAGTCGATCCGTCCACCGCTCGATCTCCCGCCCTACCCACCCCCTGCGGGCCGATCTCGGAAGCCGTCACCCGGTCGCTGGCTGCGGGTGTGCCGACCGGAACCCCGGTGATGCCCGATCCGATCGAGGCCGATCCCACGTCCCGAGACGTGCAACTCGCGCTTCTGATCTGCTACGAACTGCACTACCGCGGGTTCGAGGGCGTGGACGACGCCTGGGAGTGGGACCCCGAGCTCCTCCGCCTACGAGGAGGGCTGGAATCCGCTTTTCTGCGATACGTGCGAGAGAACGTGGAACCCGGCACCGACGCAGTCGCGGAGATGGACGCGCTGTCGATCGAAGCGACCTCGGGGAGCGGCCCCTCGTGGTTCCTTCGCGACGAAGGTTCGTGGGAGCAGATGCGCGAGTACTTCGTGCATCGGTCCGTCTACCACCTCAAGGAAGCCGACCCGCACGCGTGGGCCATCCCCCGTCTTACGGGCCAGACCAAGGCCTCCTACGTCGCGGTCGAATTCGACGAGTACGGCGGCGGCAAGGGCGACCGCCTGCACCAGCATCTGTGGGCCGAATCGATGGTGGCGGCCGATCTCGATCCGACGTATCTCGGTTATGTCGATCGCGTCCCGGCACAGACACTGGCCTGGGTCAATCTCATGTCGTTGTTCGGTTTGCATCGAGGGCTGCGCGGTGCCACCGTGGGCCACTTGGCGGCAACCGAGATCACGTCGTCGCCCGGCTCGCAGCGCTACGTGCAGGGACTGCGGAGGCTCGATGCACCGTCGGCATGCATCGCGTTCTACGCCGAGCACGTCGAGGCGGACGCCGTGCACGAGCAGGTGCTACGTCACGATGTGGTCGGCACTCTTCTTCGCCACGAGCCCGAACTCGAAGCAGATGTGGTGTTCGGAATGCGCGCACTGGATTTCGTCGAGAACGAACTCGCCGACCACGTGATGCGACGATGGTCGGCCGGTCAGTCCTCGCTGGACTGAGAGGGTCGCCTCTTCGCGCGGTGGCTCGTGTCGCACAGCGGATAGCTCTTGCTCCGCTTGCACGTGCACACCGCAACGACGAAGCGGTCCGACTCCACTTTCGTGCCGTCGTCGAGTTCGATGTTCACCGGTCCGTCGATCAGCATCGGGCCACCACGAACGATTCTCACCGTCGTCCGCGTGCCGGCCGAGTCATCGCTTGTCGCCACGAATCACCACCAACTCCTCCGTTCGACGCCCCGGAGCCAACAGACCGCGGGCTTCGAGCCACTCGGCACGGCGGTGCATCACCGGGCCGAAATCGATGGATTGCCTGCTCTCTTCGACGACCGAGAATCCGTTGTCCGCGAGCATGTCGACGGTGCGTCGCGGCCCGGAGAACTCGGAATGTACGACCAGCAGTATCCCACCCGGAACCAACAGCGAGGCGGCTGCCAGACACAGCGGGTCGAGCACCATGCGGCCGTCCTCGCCTGCGTCCCAGGCCCGGTGAAGCCCCATTCCGGTCGGCTCTACCTCGGACGGAACGTACGGAGGATTGCACAGCACGACGTCGAACGATTCGAGTGCGTCCGCCTCGGCAAGGGAACCCAACCTGACGTCCACCTCGACGCCCACCGAGCGCGCGTTGCGCTGCGCGCAGTCGACGGCCCGTGCGGAAATGTCGAACGCGACGACCTCACGGGCACCCAACAGTGCGGCGGTGATGGCCACGGCACCGCTGCCGGTGCACATGTCGAGCACTCGCGCACCGGGAACGATGCCCGTCGTGGCGGCGATGTCGCACAGCAGTAGCGAATCCTCCTGCGGTTCGTACACTCCGGGATCGGCGTGCACGGCCGCCAGGGTTCTGGCGGATTCGGTTTCGGCTGTCGTCATCGGCGTGCCTCCCACAGAGTAGCGATCGAAGTCGTATTCCCGTGAGACTCGCAGTCAAACCCGTTGGTGTTTCGATGCTTACGATCCGGCCTCCCGGGGTAGTCCTGTCGAGCGTGGTTGAGGAGTAGCCCGCCGTCCCCGAAT
This genomic window contains:
- a CDS encoding zinc-dependent alcohol dehydrogenase; translation: MRAVTWQGKRKVSVDTVPDPRIELPTDAIVKITTTNICGSDLHLYETLGAFMDEGDVLGHEPMGIVEEVGSQTGDLAVGDRVVIPFQISCGHCYMCNSSLYTQCETTQVREQGMGAALFGFSKLYGQVPGGQAEYLRVPQAQFTHIKVPEGPPDSRFVYLSDVLPTAWQSVEYAAIPDGGSVTVLGLGPIGDMAARIAQHKGARVIAVDLVPERLARAAARGIETVNLAEHSGGVGDVIREMTDGRGTDSVIDAVGMEAHGSPVGKLAQQIVGMLPDAVAAPMMQKAGVDRLGALYSAIDIVRRGGTISIIGVYGGMADPLPLMTMFDKQIQLRMGQANVKRWVDDIMPLLGDDDPLGVDSFATHELSLDEAPHAYEIFQKKQDGAIKVLLEP
- a CDS encoding iron-containing redox enzyme family protein — its product is MTALFSVDPSTARSPALPTPCGPISEAVTRSLAAGVPTGTPVMPDPIEADPTSRDVQLALLICYELHYRGFEGVDDAWEWDPELLRLRGGLESAFLRYVRENVEPGTDAVAEMDALSIEATSGSGPSWFLRDEGSWEQMREYFVHRSVYHLKEADPHAWAIPRLTGQTKASYVAVEFDEYGGGKGDRLHQHLWAESMVAADLDPTYLGYVDRVPAQTLAWVNLMSLFGLHRGLRGATVGHLAATEITSSPGSQRYVQGLRRLDAPSACIAFYAEHVEADAVHEQVLRHDVVGTLLRHEPELEADVVFGMRALDFVENELADHVMRRWSAGQSSLD
- a CDS encoding CDGSH iron-sulfur domain-containing protein, whose translation is MLIDGPVNIELDDGTKVESDRFVVAVCTCKRSKSYPLCDTSHRAKRRPSQSSED
- a CDS encoding HemK2/MTQ2 family protein methyltransferase, which codes for MTTAETESARTLAAVHADPGVYEPQEDSLLLCDIAATTGIVPGARVLDMCTGSGAVAITAALLGAREVVAFDISARAVDCAQRNARSVGVEVDVRLGSLAEADALESFDVVLCNPPYVPSEVEPTGMGLHRAWDAGEDGRMVLDPLCLAAASLLVPGGILLVVHSEFSGPRRTVDMLADNGFSVVEESRQSIDFGPVMHRRAEWLEARGLLAPGRRTEELVVIRGDKR